Part of the Brassica oleracea var. oleracea cultivar TO1000 chromosome C8, BOL, whole genome shotgun sequence genome is shown below.
TTGTTTTCAGAAAATGACAACACAGCCAAATAGTATCACCTAGATTTTAGTATCCTCATAAACTTTAGGCACTGTAAATTCATTACTTGCAAATTTCAATAAAGGACAATTTGTTTTCTTCTCAAGTTGCATTGTTGGTAATATATACAATAGGTCCCTCGTGCCATTATTCCACTTATTTTAGAAAACTTCAAACTACCGTTCAATTCTGTCTGAGAGACGAAGAAAGGCTTGTGTGATCACAACCTTATTCAAGACTTTCAAGTGAGTCTTTTAAAGAAATATAACCCTTATTATAAACTAGACACATTAAAAGATCGGAAAGGAAAATAGTAAAAAATAATATAAATATGTTGCTTGGATCCAACGGCTTAGAGATGAGATCTAAACGTAGTGGTTCAATCACACGGCTGCTAGAAAAAGCTGAGAGTAAAATTATTCCAAAAAAGGGGTTAGTTGGCACTCAGAACAAAAATATGAGTGTGTCACAGCAAAGAGTCTTCTGTTTGAATATACAGTTGGCAATTTCTGTCAGTAAAAATAATATTATCTTACACAATCATATAAATATATATTTGCATGTATGTGTACTTACAAGCTATAATATTCTAAAGCACATGTCTGGGAGTAGAAGCTAGAAAGCAAAGCTTGTGCATGAAGAGAAGAACCTCTTGCTTGCACAATGAGACTTTGAAACAATAAGAAAAGAATAATGAGACTTATATACCGTTTGAGAAATTGATTGAAAAGAAATAGTAAAACGAAATTATTTTTATACATCAATGTAACCTTAATTCCTCTGACAGTTTGGTATATATATTGTATTATTGAAATAATTGAACATGTATTTTATCTGTTTAAATAAAAAGAAAATTGAAGGAAATACACAGAGGGAATAGTTTGCTGTAATTTAAAAATTTACAAGGTGTAAAAAGTTAAGACATGTCGTTATAAAAAAAAAGGTAAGACATGCTAAAGAGGTAGATTAAGGTTGTGTAATAATGAAAAAAGGAAAAGAACAAGAAAAGCAGTTGCAGTAGTTGTTTATCTTTGTTTAATAATCATATTATGTCTCCTCTGTTAGTGTTAACTTCAACAGTTTTCTCTCTCTCTCAAATGGTAATTATGAACTTTATATTGTTTATTCTCTTCCTCTAGGTCTTTTATTGTCACTAAACAGAACTACTATTATTACTGTTTTCTTTGATTCTAAAAAGGTTGGAACTTGATGCTTGCTTTGTTGCTTGTGAATCTCTCCTTAATATCATTTTATATTTTCCCCTTTTTAAATTCTTCCCAATTCAAGCTACAAACAGCATTTGATACCCTTTCAAGACCTATCTGATTTAGGTTTACTGTAAAATGTAGAAGTCCCACCTAAAGAATTTGATTCTTATTTTGTACTCTATCTATTCAAGGGCACCACAATCTTGGAGTATCTCAAACAGGGCTTGTCTCAATCTTTCTTTCATTTATTAATAATCCCCCTCACATTATTGCTTCTCTGATCCTAACAACTTGATCCTATCCAATGGGGTTGTGTCAATATCCTTCATTTAAATATTCAAAGTTCTTGAAGCTGAAGAGATTAGTTATGAGACAGTGACTTTGCTCTCTCTCTCTCTCTCTCACACTATCAAAAGCGAATCTACTTTTCCTTTTTTTCTTTTCTTTTCTTTTCTTTACTAGAGCTTCATGTGAGCTGTAACTTAGCTAAATCCATTGCTTGTCACCACTTTATGCTCTGAAACTTCTCAGCTTTCTTTGTCTACGATAAGTCTATTCTTCTCTTTAATTATTTTTTCTTCTCTTGACTTGAGTAGGAATAAGCATTTTATCCTAGGCTTCTCTTTCCTTAAAGAACCTGTGACTTGCTTCTGCTAACATTTAGATTTGATGCTCTGTTGATTTGTTTCTCTTTCCCCACTGTATAAAATCTACAAAACTGGTTTTAACTTCCCTTGTCAAGAAGTTTTTACAAAGTAGCAAACCTGAGTTTAAAGTTTCTTTCTGAGGATTGAAATGGGTGGAGAGAGTAATAATGAAGGTGAGATGGGGTTAAACCATGGACATGATCCCTCGATGCCCTTGTATGCAAAGGCAGATCCTTACTTCTCTTCTTCAGATTGGGATCCAGTTGTTAATGGTGGTGGCTTCTCAAGCTCCCCTTACCCTTCAGTGGTGATGGACAATCCAGGGATGAGTTGCTTCACTCATTACCAATCTGGTTCTGGTTATCCGGACATGCCTGCAAGTCTTCTTCCTTTTGGTGATTGTGGAGGTGGTCAATTTCTTGGTTCAGAAAAGAATGGGGAAAGTGTTGGAAGGTTGATGAGAGCTGGAGAGTCTCATGATCAGGTTTCAGATGATGGTGTTTCCCCAACGAGAAAAAGAAGGCAAGCTGAAGCTGAATCACAACGGAACAAGGTAGGTTTTGGTTTGGTAGCATTAAGTTCAAGGTGAATGTGGCTTGTGCTGAGACAAGTGAGTGTTGTTAAATTGACAGAAAGCTGTGGAGGCATATCAAGAAGACACTCAAAGGGGAAGTGATCAGAGCCAAAAGAAGCACAAAGATGGTCAGAGTAAAGAGACAATGAACAAGGAGAGCTCTCAGAGTGAAGAAGCACCAAAAGAAAACTACATTCATATGAGGGCAAGAAGAGGTCAAGCCACTAATAGTCACAGTCTTGCAGAAAGGGTAATGACTCTTTACATCAAGTTCTTCTAACAATCACTGGTTCTGAGAAGTTTGCTGTTTTGTTTGTTTGTTTGTTTGAAGGTTAGAAGAGAAAAGATCAGTGAAAGGATGAGACTGCTTCAAGAGCTTGTCCCAGGATGCAACAAGATCACTGGGAAAGCGGTTATGCTTGATGAGATCATCAACTATGTTCAGTCATTGCAACAACAAGTTGAGGTAAGAACTGAGAACTATCCCAATAATGCAAGATTCTTGAAACGTTTAAGTTAGGTCTGAAAGAGGCTTTGGTTTTGATGTTGCTTTCTTTTTTTATTCAGTTCTTATCTATGAAACTGGCAACGGTGAATCCAGAAGTCAACATTGATATAGACAGGATTCTCCCTAAAGATGTAAGAAACTACCAAAACTTCACAATTGAAAAATGATTTAGTAGTTTGAAAGTTATGAATCAGTACTAAACCTTGCTTACTCTCTGTTCAGCTTCTGCAATCAAGAGACAGAAACACTCCTACACTTGGGCTGAATCCATTCACTAGTTTCCAAGGGAACATTTCTACCACTACAAATCCACAATACAACCCATTACCTCAGGTAAGCAAACATCAGAAACAGCATATGGCACCACTATAGATTCTCTTACACATTTCCTTTTTTAATCTCATTGTTGCAGACAACACTTGAGAGTGAACTACAAAGCCTCTACCAAATGGGGTTTGTCACAAATCCATCAACTATGTCTAGCTTCTCACCTAATAATGGTAAACTAAAAGCTACACAAACTTGCTTCTGTCTCTTCCCTTCTCTGTTGTCTTGATTGATATTTTCTTCTTACCGTAGGTCGATTGAAACCAGAGCTCTAGTACTTCATGGAAAATTTGAAGAGAGCTTGTATAGAAGATGGCTTTGGTTCTAAGTATTATATAATGTTTTTCCATCATTCAATGTTATTATTTTTCTTAAAGACCAACGGTTTGAGTTCTCAGTTGTTGTTTTTTTTTACCTCAACGAAGAATGCATTTATTAAATATGGAATTTGAATTCATTTTACTAAATGAACTTTGTAGGTAGAAGTTGAGAAGATAGAAATGAGCAGAAAAGCTTTCTGTTTCTGTCACATTAATATAAAATACTAGGGTCGGCCCGTCCTACGGACGGGATATTAGTTAATTTGATATTCACTAAATGCTCGAGTTGAAATTTGTTTTAAGATTCAAGAATTTGGTTATCTGTTATGTCTTACTTATTAGTATGCGGTGGTATAGTTGTTTTTCGATTATTCTTGTTTTGGTATTGTATCAAATTAACTAATTGTCCAATTTATAATTGTAGATGTATAAATGTGGATTTGTGATAAAGTTTGATGACAATACTGTCTTTTTTTAAATTCTTATTCATAGTGGAGTGTGTATGTGTCAGAAAGAGTCCTATAA
Proteins encoded:
- the LOC106309461 gene encoding transcription factor bHLH74-like, with translation MGGESNNEGEMGLNHGHDPSMPLYAKADPYFSSSDWDPVVNGGGFSSSPYPSVVMDNPGMSCFTHYQSGSGYPDMPASLLPFGDCGGGQFLGSEKNGESVGRLMRAGESHDQVSDDGVSPTRKRRQAEAESQRNKKAVEAYQEDTQRGSDQSQKKHKDGQSKETMNKESSQSEEAPKENYIHMRARRGQATNSHSLAERVRREKISERMRLLQELVPGCNKITGKAVMLDEIINYVQSLQQQVEFLSMKLATVNPEVNIDIDRILPKDLLQSRDRNTPTLGLNPFTSFQGNISTTTNPQYNPLPQTTLESELQSLYQMGFVTNPSTMSSFSPNNGRLKPEL